The genomic DNA ATTGACCTGCAATGACGCCGTGGATTTTTACGAGAATATTTATCTTCGTAAAATAGCCGTTAAGAACCTCCTGAACAAACCGCGCGACGTACGTGTGTTCTTTCATCACGGATTTAATATATCAGAATCGGACGTCGGCGACACTGCATTATTTGATCCTAAGATCGGCTGTATTCTTCATTATAAAAGCGATCGGTTTTTTCTGATGAATTTTTATAATGACGATCATTTTGGAGTTGATCACTATGCTATAGGGAAAAAGGGCGGCGGAATGGAAGGTACCTGGCGCGATGCCGAAGACGGTATTCTTGAAATGCACGCGATCGCGCAAGGCTCGGTTGATTCCACGATCGGCATGTTTTTGAAACCACTGCCGGCCGGCGGAGCGGATGATTTTTATTACTGGATCATTGCTGGAAAGACTTACGGCGAATGCGCTAATAACAACAGTTTTATCCGGCAATACAATCCCGACCGTGTATTGAAACGAATCAGGGACTATTGGAAATTCTGGATCGAAAAAGAAAAAATACATTTTGACGATCTGCCGTTGTCCATTACCCGTTTATTCAAGCGTAGCCTGATTACGATCCGTTCTCAGGTAGATAATAACGGCGCTATTATCGCGGCCAATGATTCCGACATTACATTTGAAGGGCGTGACACGTACAGTTACATGTGGCCCCGCGACGGCGCGCTGGTGGCCTACGCGCTGGATCTCGCCGGATACGGTTCGGTCACGCGCCGGTTTTTTGAATTTTGCGCGCGCGTGATCAAAGATAACGGTTATTTACTGCATAAATATAATCCGAACGGCACACTGGCGAGTTCATGGCACCCCTGGGTCAAGGACGGCCATACGCAACTGCCCATACAAGAGGATGAAACGGCGCTCGTCGTATGGTCGCTGTGGAATCATTATCAGAAATACCGCGACGTGGAATTCATTCAGCCCCTTTACGGGCCGCTGGTTATTCGTACGGCAGATTTCATGTGCCATTTTCGAAATGAGAAAACGGGACTTCCGCATCCGTCGTATGACCTGTGGGAGGAGCGCCACGGTATTCTCACTTTCACCACTGCCGCCGTTATTGCCGGGCTAAGGGCCGCGAGCAATTTTGCAACTCTTTTTGGTGAAACAGACAAGGCGCAAAAATATTCAGAAACGGCCGATATTATGAAAGCCGGAATGGATCGTTATTTATACAGCGCGGAACACCATCGATTCCTCCGCATGGCCAACCAGAAACCGGACGGAACATTTGAATACGATTTGACTATCGACGCAAGCATGTACGGTATTTTTGCGT from bacterium includes the following:
- a CDS encoding glycoside hydrolase family 15 protein produces the protein MPRDIPVGNGNLLIGFDKNYYIRDLYFPFVGKENHVQGNECKFGVWADGHFAWMNDSWEIELNYLDDTMVTEVRLTNRKLGLELTCNDAVDFYENIYLRKIAVKNLLNKPRDVRVFFHHGFNISESDVGDTALFDPKIGCILHYKSDRFFLMNFYNDDHFGVDHYAIGKKGGGMEGTWRDAEDGILEMHAIAQGSVDSTIGMFLKPLPAGGADDFYYWIIAGKTYGECANNNSFIRQYNPDRVLKRIRDYWKFWIEKEKIHFDDLPLSITRLFKRSLITIRSQVDNNGAIIAANDSDITFEGRDTYSYMWPRDGALVAYALDLAGYGSVTRRFFEFCARVIKDNGYLLHKYNPNGTLASSWHPWVKDGHTQLPIQEDETALVVWSLWNHYQKYRDVEFIQPLYGPLVIRTADFMCHFRNEKTGLPHPSYDLWEERHGILTFTTAAVIAGLRAASNFATLFGETDKAQKYSETADIMKAGMDRYLYSAEHHRFLRMANQKPDGTFEYDLTIDASMYGIFAFGAYDPMDEKVVNTMKAIKDRLWCKTAVGGIARYENDYYHQVSQDVNNVPGNPWFICTMWLAQYQIAKAKTKDELKEALPTLEWVASHALRSGILAEQVHPYSNAPLSVSPLTWSHATVVMCVMEYLKKLETLESCTTCGQPIFHVNAK